The Paenibacillus sp. MBLB1832 genome has a window encoding:
- a CDS encoding DUF4838 domain-containing protein, whose product MTSEHDIDASAESKLDAIQTHRLYLGLFEDFGISTETLENTELDDAIEIDVMNGDGRLAGANVRSVLFAVYRYLEEIGCRWIRPGQDGDFVPVGLLQPQTVKVKESAAYRHRGICIEGAVSLENMKDHIEWAPKVGFNAYFLEFKTPYTFFERWYNHRHNAYKEPEGLTITKVQEFKAELEIEIAKRGLLYHAVGHGWTGEPLGLPCLGWEPVCVEPDERTASLLAQVQGQRKLWHGVPLNSNLCYSNAEARRLMVKDAADYAQQNPQIAMLHVWLADAPNNHCECEACSRARPADFYVRLLNELDEELIARQLETRIVFLLYLDLLWTPETEKLRNPGRFLLLFAPVSRTYSRTYDPDTTGIQLPPYERNRLKFPQGIRENVAFLKEWQKHFDGDSFAYEYHFMWDHYFDPGYEHIADIISADVKQLRHLGLNGMVSDQTQRSFFPSGLGMYVLGKTLWNENADFDALSKAYYEAAFGADAEACQWYLRKLSTLFDPPYMRGEKPRYSREAVSRLAQVRGVVHEFQPCIEKNLKRNTDPCRRKSWAYLGEHAELVVLLADAFQARADGRIAEARQHWERTVDWARQAEDRIQPVFDVFLFIQTLQKEFEEGIRTNFGGEVS is encoded by the coding sequence ATGACCTCCGAACATGATATTGACGCTAGTGCTGAATCGAAGTTAGATGCCATTCAGACACATCGACTCTATCTCGGATTATTCGAAGACTTCGGGATCTCGACGGAAACGTTAGAAAATACCGAACTCGATGATGCCATTGAGATTGATGTAATGAACGGTGACGGACGACTGGCTGGAGCCAATGTACGAAGCGTTTTATTTGCAGTCTATCGTTATTTGGAGGAAATTGGATGTAGATGGATTCGTCCAGGCCAGGATGGAGACTTTGTTCCTGTAGGACTCCTTCAGCCGCAAACCGTCAAAGTAAAAGAAAGCGCAGCCTATCGGCACAGAGGCATCTGTATTGAAGGTGCCGTAAGTCTTGAGAATATGAAAGATCACATCGAATGGGCGCCGAAGGTCGGTTTTAATGCTTACTTCCTTGAGTTTAAAACGCCGTACACCTTCTTTGAACGCTGGTACAATCATAGACACAATGCCTACAAAGAGCCGGAAGGGCTAACGATAACGAAGGTACAAGAATTTAAAGCTGAATTAGAAATTGAAATAGCTAAAAGAGGTCTGCTGTATCATGCCGTCGGACACGGCTGGACTGGTGAACCGCTGGGGTTGCCTTGTCTGGGCTGGGAGCCTGTTTGCGTTGAACCCGATGAGAGAACGGCTTCCCTGCTCGCCCAGGTCCAAGGGCAACGAAAGCTTTGGCATGGCGTGCCACTTAATTCGAATTTGTGCTATTCCAATGCGGAGGCGCGAAGGTTGATGGTGAAGGATGCGGCGGATTATGCTCAGCAGAATCCACAAATTGCCATGCTGCATGTATGGCTGGCGGATGCGCCGAATAATCACTGCGAGTGCGAGGCTTGCAGTCGTGCTCGTCCAGCGGATTTTTACGTGAGGCTGCTCAATGAGTTGGATGAAGAACTAATCGCTAGGCAGCTGGAAACACGAATTGTATTCCTGTTGTATTTGGATTTGTTATGGACGCCCGAGACGGAAAAGCTGCGTAATCCCGGAAGGTTTCTACTGTTATTTGCTCCGGTTAGTCGTACATATAGCCGTACTTACGACCCGGATACGACCGGCATTCAGCTCCCGCCCTATGAACGCAATCGGCTTAAGTTCCCGCAAGGTATTCGCGAGAATGTCGCTTTCCTGAAAGAATGGCAGAAGCATTTTGACGGTGACAGCTTCGCTTATGAATACCATTTCATGTGGGATCACTATTTTGATCCCGGTTATGAACATATTGCCGATATAATCAGCGCTGACGTGAAGCAACTCCGGCACCTTGGTTTAAATGGCATGGTCAGCGATCAGACGCAGCGCTCGTTTTTCCCAAGTGGGCTTGGGATGTACGTCTTGGGCAAGACACTCTGGAACGAAAACGCCGATTTCGACGCACTTTCAAAAGCCTACTATGAAGCTGCATTTGGGGCCGATGCTGAGGCTTGCCAATGGTATCTTAGGAAATTGTCCACTTTGTTCGATCCACCTTATATGCGTGGTGAGAAACCGAGATACAGTCGTGAAGCTGTCAGTCGACTTGCACAAGTGCGAGGTGTTGTGCATGAATTTCAGCCATGCATAGAGAAAAACCTAAAGCGAAACACGGACCCGTGCAGGCGAAAATCTTGGGCATACTTGGGAGAGCATGCGGAGCTTGTGGTTTTGCTTGCGGATGCATTTCAAGCGCGTGCGGACGGACGTATAGCGGAAGCCCGGCAACACTGGGAGCGCACTGTTGATTGGGCACGGCAGGCAGAAGACCGGATTCAGCCGGTTTTTGATGTCTTTCTTTTTATCCAAACACTGCAGAAAGAATTCGAAGAAGGGATACGGACAAATTTTGGAGGCGAAGTATCATAA
- the thrS gene encoding threonine--tRNA ligase — MEIKVTLPDETVRRYQQGTTVEQVAGSLGTGLRKSAIAGTINGKLVDLDQPIDHDCRLEVITLADEDGLMIYRHSTAHVMAQAITRIYGQQVVNLGIGPVIEDGFYYDIDIEKPLSTEDLKAIEKAMQQIIQENLPIVRRAVSRAEAIRTFEELDEPLKLELIGALPDDAVITIYDQGEFMDLCRGPHLPSTGRIKAFKLLSVAGAYWRGDANNKVLQRIYGTAFPSKTQLDDHLFMLEEAKKRDHRKLGKELELFMFSEEAPGMPFYLPKGMTIRTALEDFARDIQRKLGYDEVRTPLMMNNRIWEQSGHWDHYKENMYFTNVDETKFALKPMNCPGHMLIYKNDLHSYRELPIRLSEFGQVHRHEFSGALGGMMRVRTFCQDDAHLFVLPEQIEDEINNIMELIDHVYRVFGFEYRIELSTRPEDSMGAEELWDQAEQALKNVLDNRGAAYRINEGDGAFYGPKIDFHILDALKRSWQCGTIQLDFQMPEKFDLTYIGEDNQKHRPVVIHRAVYGSIDRFMGILTEHYSGAFPLWLAPVQVKVLPVSERYNDYAFQVKKELVEAGIRVEIDAREEKLGYKIREAQLEKTPYMLVLGESEKETRNVSVRKRGEGDLGAITLEVFITQLMEELRPLN; from the coding sequence ATGGAGATCAAAGTAACATTGCCAGATGAAACAGTTAGGAGGTATCAACAAGGAACCACCGTGGAGCAAGTGGCGGGCTCTTTGGGGACGGGACTTAGAAAGAGTGCGATAGCTGGGACAATCAATGGCAAGCTCGTTGATCTGGATCAACCGATCGACCATGATTGCCGCCTGGAAGTGATAACACTCGCTGACGAGGATGGTTTAATGATCTATCGGCACAGTACAGCTCATGTAATGGCGCAAGCGATTACGCGAATCTATGGACAGCAAGTCGTGAATCTGGGGATTGGGCCGGTTATCGAAGATGGGTTCTACTACGATATTGATATAGAAAAGCCGTTGTCGACCGAGGATTTGAAGGCAATCGAGAAGGCAATGCAGCAGATTATCCAAGAAAACCTCCCCATTGTCCGGCGCGCGGTAAGCCGTGCGGAAGCGATACGTACGTTCGAGGAACTGGATGAGCCGTTGAAATTGGAGTTAATCGGGGCATTGCCAGATGATGCCGTCATTACAATCTATGATCAAGGTGAATTCATGGATTTATGCCGGGGGCCGCATTTGCCTTCAACAGGTAGAATTAAAGCTTTCAAGCTGCTCAGTGTGGCCGGGGCATACTGGCGCGGAGATGCGAATAACAAGGTGCTGCAGCGTATATATGGAACAGCCTTTCCGAGTAAAACCCAACTCGACGACCATCTGTTTATGCTGGAGGAAGCGAAAAAGCGCGACCACCGCAAGCTGGGGAAAGAACTGGAGTTGTTTATGTTCTCGGAGGAAGCGCCGGGAATGCCATTCTACTTGCCGAAAGGGATGACGATTCGCACAGCACTAGAGGACTTTGCACGGGATATTCAGCGGAAACTCGGGTACGATGAGGTACGGACACCACTTATGATGAATAACCGGATATGGGAGCAATCCGGACACTGGGATCATTACAAGGAAAATATGTATTTCACTAATGTAGACGAAACGAAATTCGCGCTTAAACCGATGAACTGTCCAGGCCATATGTTGATTTATAAAAATGATCTGCATTCCTATCGTGAGCTGCCTATCCGGCTTTCGGAATTCGGCCAAGTGCACCGCCATGAGTTTTCAGGTGCGCTGGGCGGAATGATGCGGGTCCGCACCTTCTGCCAGGACGATGCGCATCTATTCGTCTTGCCGGAGCAAATCGAAGATGAGATCAACAATATTATGGAGTTGATCGACCATGTCTATCGCGTATTTGGTTTCGAGTACAGAATCGAGCTCTCGACTAGGCCGGAAGATTCGATGGGGGCGGAAGAGTTATGGGACCAAGCGGAGCAAGCGCTTAAGAATGTGCTGGACAACCGCGGAGCCGCGTATCGAATCAATGAGGGTGATGGGGCCTTTTATGGGCCGAAAATTGATTTTCACATTCTCGATGCGCTAAAGCGGAGCTGGCAGTGCGGAACGATCCAGTTGGATTTCCAGATGCCTGAGAAGTTCGATCTCACGTATATCGGCGAGGATAATCAGAAGCATCGGCCCGTTGTGATCCACCGTGCTGTCTATGGCTCGATCGACCGCTTCATGGGTATTCTGACCGAGCATTACTCAGGTGCTTTCCCACTCTGGCTTGCGCCTGTGCAGGTGAAGGTGCTGCCCGTTTCGGAGCGGTACAACGACTATGCTTTCCAAGTGAAGAAAGAGCTGGTTGAGGCTGGAATCCGAGTAGAAATCGACGCGCGGGAAGAGAAGCTCGGATACAAAATTCGTGAAGCGCAGCTTGAGAAAACGCCGTATATGCTCGTGCTTGGCGAAAGCGAGAAGGAAACCCGGAATGTCTCGGTCCGCAAACGGGGCGAAGGCGACCTTGGCGCTATAACCTTGGAAGTATTCATAACTCAGCTGATGGAAGAGCTTCGACCGCTTAACTGA
- a CDS encoding UPF0158 family protein has translation MKNNKPVKLEDLSSEIELQIDDTFTFINTNTGEVITLMREEMRAAEDEEPLEKFPDWQRENIEKAIGIIEDDDGVYVDFTLRNNFNEYEIMEEFIVSHQDQKNRGVLYNAIQGRGAFRRFKDKIIELGVDKQWYTYKESKIRQLVIEWCKEHNITIQD, from the coding sequence TTGAAGAATAACAAACCAGTAAAATTGGAGGATCTAAGTAGTGAGATTGAGCTTCAAATTGATGATACTTTTACTTTTATAAATACTAATACAGGCGAAGTTATTACATTAATGAGAGAAGAAATGAGAGCTGCAGAAGATGAAGAACCACTTGAAAAATTCCCTGACTGGCAAAGAGAGAATATTGAAAAAGCTATCGGCATAATTGAGGATGATGATGGAGTTTACGTGGACTTTACATTAAGAAACAACTTCAATGAATATGAAATCATGGAGGAGTTTATTGTAAGTCATCAGGATCAAAAAAATAGAGGAGTACTGTATAACGCCATTCAAGGAAGAGGCGCTTTTCGAAGATTTAAAGATAAAATAATAGAACTTGGAGTTGATAAGCAATGGTACACATACAAAGAAAGTAAGATAAGGCAATTAGTAATTGAATGGTGTAAGGAGCACAACATAACAATCCAGGATTAA
- a CDS encoding stalk domain-containing protein encodes MKEKFVSITLALILLFSSIHTAIAAPSDTTPAVFIDGKKITFEVPQTVINGSTLVPMRKIFESLGALIEWEGSTRTVTAKKGDITITYVIGDTMAKKNSADIALSVPGQIVDGSTLVPLRFVSESLGATVGWEGASRTITISSAVKVITKVKRVVDGDTVKIDWNGKEESIRLIGVDTAESVHPDATRNSELGKIASDYTRKELTDASIFIEVDVEERDKYGRLLGYVYLADGTFYNAKLVAEGYAQLATFPPNVRWVELFRHLQTDARSENRGLWAKLPASPAPTVNYDPNGPDRDCGDFATHEEAQAFFIAAGGPEKDPHRLDADKDGLACEAPK; translated from the coding sequence ATGAAAGAGAAATTCGTATCCATCACGTTAGCACTAATCCTATTATTTTCTAGTATCCATACTGCAATAGCAGCCCCTTCAGATACCACACCTGCCGTTTTCATCGATGGTAAGAAGATCACGTTTGAGGTTCCGCAGACCGTAATTAACGGGTCGACACTCGTTCCGATGCGAAAAATTTTTGAAAGCTTGGGTGCTTTGATAGAATGGGAGGGTAGCACTCGAACTGTCACTGCTAAGAAAGGCGATATTACGATAACTTATGTGATTGGTGATACCATGGCAAAGAAAAACTCCGCTGATATTGCCTTATCTGTGCCAGGTCAGATTGTTGACGGATCTACTCTTGTACCACTCCGTTTTGTAAGTGAGTCCCTTGGTGCGACAGTCGGTTGGGAAGGAGCAAGTCGCACGATTACGATCTCTTCGGCAGTGAAGGTAATTACGAAAGTTAAGCGTGTGGTCGATGGTGATACGGTAAAAATCGATTGGAACGGAAAGGAAGAATCGATCCGTTTAATTGGAGTCGATACAGCGGAGTCTGTTCATCCTGATGCGACGCGAAATTCGGAGCTTGGTAAGATAGCTTCCGACTATACGAGAAAAGAACTGACCGATGCCAGTATCTTTATAGAAGTTGATGTCGAGGAACGCGATAAGTACGGTCGTCTCCTTGGGTACGTGTACCTTGCAGATGGTACGTTTTACAATGCAAAGTTAGTCGCGGAAGGCTACGCCCAACTGGCGACATTCCCACCAAATGTACGATGGGTTGAATTGTTCCGTCACTTGCAGACGGATGCTCGCAGTGAAAATCGCGGATTATGGGCTAAATTACCGGCATCACCGGCACCGACAGTTAATTACGATCCTAATGGTCCGGACCGCGATTGTGGTGACTTTGCAACGCATGAAGAGGCACAGGCTTTCTTTATCGCGGCGGGTGGACCGGAAAAAGATCCACACCGTTTAGATGCTGATAAGGACGGCTTGGCGTGTGAAGCGCCAAAATAA
- a CDS encoding suppressor of fused domain protein: MTLDEYKNRAYVQEDWAPGWDAIDEEFEKLYPKQNPVHYGTEMHKRAIFGGNEYLDGYSIYQSPNGYKHLLTYGMTELYVEEESFGGEWSRWGYEMTIKLKEESVESCLWAIDMLSNLARYTYTKERIFEPYQYVPGNCKSLHIGVESEITALITVNDTEVKGINTLHGKVDFIQFVGITQRELELLKQDSNQLEILIENMKKDNPFLITDMNRTMSYF, from the coding sequence TTGACACTAGATGAGTATAAAAATCGGGCGTATGTACAGGAAGATTGGGCTCCTGGATGGGATGCCATCGATGAGGAATTTGAAAAGCTCTATCCTAAACAGAATCCAGTACATTATGGGACAGAGATGCATAAACGTGCAATTTTTGGTGGGAATGAGTATCTAGATGGTTATAGCATTTATCAATCTCCAAATGGGTATAAGCATTTACTGACATATGGAATGACCGAGCTTTATGTTGAAGAGGAATCGTTTGGTGGTGAGTGGAGTCGTTGGGGGTACGAAATGACGATAAAATTAAAAGAGGAATCAGTTGAAAGTTGTCTATGGGCAATAGATATGCTTTCTAATCTTGCTCGCTATACCTACACGAAAGAAAGAATATTTGAACCTTATCAGTATGTTCCTGGGAATTGTAAATCACTTCATATTGGCGTTGAGTCGGAGATTACAGCGTTAATAACAGTAAACGATACTGAAGTGAAAGGGATTAATACACTACACGGAAAAGTTGATTTTATTCAATTCGTTGGAATTACACAACGAGAATTAGAATTATTGAAACAGGACAGCAATCAACTTGAGATTTTAATTGAGAATATGAAGAAGGACAATCCGTTTTTAATAACTGATATGAATCGAACTATGTCATATTTCTAG
- a CDS encoding low molecular weight protein tyrosine phosphatase family protein, producing the protein MKILFICSRNKWRSPTAEKIFHKYNGYDVRSAGTEDSARIKVTSGHIGWADLIFVMEKKHLSRLKHKFGSTLIEKPIWNLDIPDDYSYMDEELIEILKARVSEYIDVRE; encoded by the coding sequence ATAAAAATTTTGTTTATATGTAGCAGAAACAAATGGAGAAGCCCAACAGCCGAAAAAATATTCCATAAATATAATGGTTATGATGTGAGGTCTGCTGGGACAGAAGATAGTGCTAGGATTAAGGTAACAAGTGGACACATTGGATGGGCAGATCTCATATTTGTAATGGAAAAAAAGCATTTGAGCCGACTCAAACATAAATTTGGATCAACACTAATTGAAAAGCCGATCTGGAACCTAGATATACCCGACGATTATAGTTATATGGATGAAGAACTTATTGAAATACTTAAAGCTAGAGTATCGGAATATATAGATGTCCGAGAGTAG
- a CDS encoding S26 family signal peptidase, producing MNKLLSILLTTAMLLSGCRENRSITDSTTKYDLPRMEQLGPNQLPYQLMQDGMLRSEQYAGGNTLVVDPHFYDAKLVDRGDVIYYKTSATDEEIKNKKRMEFDVARVIALPGETVTVQKGQVYINGHRLDTFYGKEYYDGKFINGTKNSYTMPDSIDVPPNHYILAGDVWWRVGIIEDPVSNEDIRGGVVGWIKKEIKKVPFNPKDYPMHF from the coding sequence ATGAATAAGCTGCTATCCATTCTTCTCACGACAGCCATGCTGCTCAGTGGCTGCAGAGAAAACCGCTCGATTACAGATTCCACAACGAAGTATGACTTACCGCGTATGGAACAGTTAGGTCCAAACCAGTTGCCTTACCAACTTATGCAAGACGGGATGCTTCGATCAGAGCAATATGCTGGCGGTAATACCTTGGTTGTAGATCCACACTTTTATGATGCCAAATTGGTCGATAGAGGTGATGTCATCTATTATAAAACATCGGCTACAGATGAAGAAATCAAAAATAAAAAAAGAATGGAATTTGATGTGGCGAGAGTGATCGCCTTGCCTGGGGAAACTGTGACGGTTCAAAAAGGGCAAGTCTACATCAATGGCCATAGGCTTGATACTTTTTATGGTAAAGAATATTATGATGGCAAATTTATAAATGGAACTAAAAATTCGTATACCATGCCTGACTCGATCGATGTGCCACCAAATCATTATATTCTTGCTGGTGATGTATGGTGGCGAGTTGGCATTATAGAAGACCCCGTATCAAATGAAGATATCCGCGGCGGCGTTGTGGGATGGATCAAAAAAGAAATCAAGAAAGTACCGTTTAATCCCAAAGATTATCCAATGCATTTTTAA
- a CDS encoding DUF6882 domain-containing protein, producing MGLFDFLKKQKNSEQEVRNVNLQDIENFSSMQELLERYSGIAFEKQLAINDSIGNLDWNVDMSAGTATFGNDLTFPIQMLGSVSHQSNTWLWAWGNAQAQISSDSLTQAMQLKAYGIKNNILELTEKTIPATDNEGHVIACIASGMFKKRFYYAGNYGVGTAFFTIDVAEEGLLEKPESVLTVFPQLITAFGLNHRKALYFYLKDKGFKVSESNDSLTGVSDKLTVTAHFDELHRMTNLEATNK from the coding sequence GTGGGATTATTCGATTTTCTAAAGAAACAAAAAAATTCGGAGCAGGAAGTAAGAAACGTAAATTTACAAGATATTGAGAATTTTTCATCGATGCAAGAATTATTAGAGCGATATAGTGGTATTGCTTTCGAGAAACAACTAGCAATTAACGATTCAATCGGTAACCTTGATTGGAATGTTGATATGAGTGCAGGAACAGCGACTTTTGGTAATGATTTAACTTTCCCTATTCAAATGTTGGGTAGTGTTTCGCACCAATCAAACACTTGGTTATGGGCTTGGGGAAACGCTCAAGCACAGATTTCCTCTGATAGTTTGACACAAGCAATGCAATTGAAAGCTTATGGCATAAAGAACAACATTCTTGAACTGACAGAAAAAACAATCCCTGCGACCGATAATGAAGGACATGTAATTGCATGTATAGCATCTGGAATGTTTAAAAAACGCTTTTATTATGCTGGCAACTATGGTGTAGGAACAGCATTTTTTACTATTGATGTAGCAGAAGAAGGTTTACTGGAAAAACCCGAATCGGTATTAACTGTATTTCCTCAACTGATTACGGCATTTGGACTCAATCACAGAAAAGCATTATACTTTTATCTGAAGGACAAAGGGTTTAAAGTTTCTGAATCGAATGACAGTTTAACGGGTGTTTCTGATAAGCTGACGGTTACAGCACATTTCGATGAGCTGCACCGAATGACCAACTTAGAGGCAACTAATAAATAA
- a CDS encoding HAD domain-containing protein, which produces MKIIFLDIDGVLVTTNSLIPSDKYFGNKFDPISVRYLIDILDATDAKIVISSSWREGRTLVQLQSIFKANGIDDCIIGLTPSFNGETIRGKEIKAFLDTSRDVECFVIIDDEEKMGELEPFLVETDFRTGITEDIKNEVIRRLTMQTGLS; this is translated from the coding sequence TTGAAAATAATCTTTTTAGATATTGATGGTGTTTTAGTTACCACGAATTCACTAATTCCCAGTGATAAATATTTTGGCAACAAATTTGATCCTATTTCTGTTAGATATCTAATTGACATTCTTGATGCCACTGATGCAAAAATCGTTATTTCTTCTTCCTGGAGAGAAGGAAGAACCTTGGTTCAGTTACAATCGATCTTTAAAGCTAATGGAATCGATGACTGCATAATTGGTTTAACTCCTTCCTTTAACGGGGAAACAATCAGGGGAAAAGAAATCAAAGCATTTCTAGATACCAGTCGTGACGTAGAATGCTTTGTTATTATCGATGACGAGGAAAAAATGGGTGAATTAGAACCATTTTTGGTTGAGACAGATTTTAGAACAGGGATTACAGAAGATATCAAAAACGAAGTAATTCGAAGATTGACTATGCAAACTGGCTTAAGCTAA
- a CDS encoding NUDIX domain-containing protein: MHDRYGHVGFPKGHLESGETWEDAAVREIFEETGINSRILSPLGDVEYPIEKKGLTIRNQVRLFLLEAIEEQDEPVHQANEVESAQYLAWEDALQLHMERGYMDLNWVFDKAKALWEWHSEANGTR, encoded by the coding sequence ATTCACGATAGATATGGACATGTCGGTTTCCCAAAAGGACATCTGGAATCTGGAGAGACATGGGAGGACGCTGCAGTCCGAGAAATATTCGAAGAAACAGGAATTAACTCAAGAATTCTTTCGCCGCTTGGCGACGTTGAATATCCTATCGAGAAAAAAGGACTAACCATTCGAAATCAGGTCCGCTTATTCCTTCTAGAAGCCATCGAAGAACAGGATGAGCCTGTTCACCAGGCTAACGAAGTTGAAAGTGCTCAATATTTAGCATGGGAAGATGCACTTCAACTTCACATGGAACGAGGCTATATGGACTTGAATTGGGTGTTTGATAAGGCTAAAGCACTTTGGGAGTGGCATAGTGAAGCTAACGGGACACGATAG
- a CDS encoding abortive infection system antitoxin AbiGi family protein, protein MSRLSSETLFHYVREKSFLISILQNNFRPRYVKEEFSFESNELAKIALPMLCFCDIKLSSIDEHVKWYGKYGIGMKKEWALKKGLTPVHYYNPNSHAIKHLSDALLNIRQGIKNGTSNLDAYISNYYNLWFLKPYTGEQYNRSEDKILQKEFYDEREWRYIPSLDELKRLDEGLPMSISGDELVRFENKYDSYNSDLNTKLGESISLDFTPQDISYIIVGHEEERLEMIGAIKQAKSHFDRDTRELVFSKIISLEQIFKDF, encoded by the coding sequence ATGTCAAGGTTAAGTTCTGAAACTTTATTTCATTATGTACGTGAAAAGAGTTTTTTAATTAGTATACTTCAAAATAATTTTCGTCCGAGGTATGTGAAAGAAGAGTTTTCATTTGAATCTAATGAATTGGCTAAAATTGCTTTACCGATGCTTTGCTTTTGCGATATTAAGCTGTCAAGTATTGATGAACACGTTAAGTGGTATGGTAAATACGGTATTGGAATGAAGAAAGAATGGGCTTTAAAAAAAGGATTAACTCCAGTTCATTACTATAATCCCAATTCACATGCTATAAAGCATTTGTCAGATGCATTGTTGAACATTAGACAGGGCATAAAAAATGGTACAAGTAATCTTGATGCTTATATATCAAATTATTATAATCTGTGGTTTTTGAAACCATATACAGGTGAGCAGTATAACAGATCAGAAGATAAAATTTTACAAAAGGAGTTTTATGATGAAAGGGAATGGCGCTATATTCCATCTCTTGATGAGTTAAAGAGATTGGATGAGGGGTTACCGATGTCGATTTCAGGTGATGAATTAGTTAGATTTGAGAATAAATATGATTCTTATAACAGCGATTTGAATACAAAACTGGGAGAATCAATAAGCTTAGATTTTACTCCACAAGACATTTCATATATTATCGTTGGCCATGAGGAAGAGCGACTGGAAATGATTGGAGCCATTAAGCAAGCTAAAAGTCATTTTGATAGAGATACTAGAGAACTTGTATTTAGCAAAATTATCAGTCTTGAGCAAATTTTTAAAGATTTTTAG